The following proteins are encoded in a genomic region of Papaver somniferum cultivar HN1 unplaced genomic scaffold, ASM357369v1 unplaced-scaffold_10, whole genome shotgun sequence:
- the LOC113326834 gene encoding pectinesterase-like produces the protein MSISCLNMYEKSSKYGTQRNKHMWGTSHASSIFIIITLFSFLMMIQLEAKPISPSSLTHVHFSKFPRSSSSSPCENTLHVESCESLLLSIENVHEKSPKEVFDIAVEFSVAQAHAARTQAQSIKPMVLTSEKISSTISLPAVDDCMELLDDSVRRLDDVKTSSNSDDVRTWLSTALTNQETCLDALETEKVSSPYKNMMETNARNVSKLVSNSLALYNHVKTTDTRTSNSAGGGRKLLSDGFPTWVSGRQRKLLEASIEELRPSAVVAKDGSGTHTTIGQAIAFASLAAAGTNGKTVIHVKAGTYSENLNIPSSQSNVMLVGDGKGVTVITGNENVEDGSSLRNSATFTATGDGFMARDITFQNTAGPNKHQAVALRVASDKSVFYRCSMVGYQDTLYTHSNRQFYRECDISGTVDFIFGNSAVVFQGCNISPRSNGNKNFITAQGRSDPNQNTGISIHNCRISAASDTYLGRPWKAYSRTVIMQSFIGSINPAGWFPWSGGSAPKGIYYAEYMNSGPGAGTGGRVKWSGYHPSLSSAEATQFTVSNLIAGGSWLPATGVAYDSGLKP, from the exons ATGTCTATCTCTTGCTTAAACATGTATGAGAAGTCATCAAAATATGGTACCCAAAGAAACAAACACATGTGGGGAACCTCACatgcatcttcaatcttcataaTTATAACACTTTTTTCATTCTTGATGATGATTCAATTAGAAGCCAAGCCTATAAGTCCTTCATCGTTAACTCATGTTCACTTCTCAAAATTTCCtagatcatcttcttcttccccatgTGAAAATACCCTCCACGTCGAATCATGTGAGTCTCTGCTTCTATCGATCGAGAACGTCCATGAGAAGTCTCCGAAAGAGGTGTTTGATATTGCAGTTGAGTTTTCTGTAGCTCAGGCTCATGCTGCTAGAACCCAAGCACAAAGCATTAAACCTATGGTGCTGACGAGCGAAAAAATTAGTAGTACTATTTCTCTTCCTGCAGTGGATGACTGCATGGAACTACTTGATGATAGTGTACGGAGACTTGATGATGTAAAAACAAGCTCGAACTCTGATGATGTTCGTACATGGTTAAGTACAGCACTTACAAATCAagaaacttgtttagatgcactTGAAACTGAAAAGGTTTCCTCACCATACAAAAACATGATGGAGACTAATGCAAGAAACGTGAGTAAATTGGTAAGTAACTCCTTGGCTCTATACAACCATGTCAAGACAACCGACACAAGGACCTCGAACTCAGCAGGTGGTGGCCGTAAACTACTTTCCGACGGTTTCCCGACATGGGTATCCGGCAGGCAGAGGAAACTACTAGAAGCTTCAATAGAAGAATTAAGACCAAGTGCTGTGGTGGCTAAGGATGGTAGTGGTACACATACAACTATAGGTCAAGCAATTGCTTTTGCATCCCTAGCTGCTGCAGGGACAAACGGAAAGACCGTTATACATGTGAAAGCTGGGACTTACAGTGAAAATCTCAATATTCCTTCATCACAAAGTAATGTTATGTTAGTTGGAGATGGGAAAGGAGTTACTGTCATCACAGGGAAcgaaaatgttgaagatggttccAGTCTGCGAAATTCAGCTACTTTTA CTGCCACTGGTGATGGATTCATGGCAAGAGATATAACATTCCAGAACACTGCAGGTCCGAATAAGCATCAGGCAGTTGCTCTGAGAGTCGCTTCAGACAAATCCGTGTTTTACCGATGCTCCATGGTGGGTTACCAGGACACTTTGTATACACACAGCAACCGTCAATTCTATAGAGAATGTGATATATCTGGAACAGTAGATTTTATCTTTGGAAACTCGGCAGTTGTTTTCCAAGGCTGCAATATTTCTCCAAGAAGCAACGGTAACAAAAACTTCATCACAGCTCAAGGACGTAGTGACCCGAATCAAAACACCGGAATCTCAATCCACAATTGTAGGATTTCAGCTGCATCAGATACTTATCTTGGCAGACCATGGAAAGCTTATTCGAGAACAGTTATTATGCAATCTTTCATCGGATCAATTAACCCTGCTGGATGGTTTCCTTGGTCTGGCGGATCTGCACCTAAAGGTATCTATTATGCAGAGTACATGAACTCCGGACCTGGAGCAGGGACTGGAGGTCGAGTGAAGTGGTCTGGATATCATCCTTCTCTTAGCTCTGCAGAAGCAACGCAGTTTACAGTTTCTAATTTGATTGCAGGGGGATCTTGGTTGCCTGCTACTGGTGTAGCCTATGACTCTGGACTTAAGCCCTAA